Proteins found in one Bacillus subtilis subsp. subtilis str. 168 genomic segment:
- the fakBB gene encoding fatty acid kinase fatty acid binding subunit B (Evidence 2b: Function from indirect experimental evidences (e.g. phenotypes); PubMedId: 25002480, 26774272, 27435445; Product type e: enzyme), with translation MTVHLIADSATDLPRSYFEEKGIGFIPLRVSLGDKEFEDAVTIHADQIFEAMQNGETPKTSQASPQTIKNVFLQYAETGDPALYIAFSSGLSGTYQTAVMIANEVKEEFPDFDLRVIDSKCASLGYGLAVRHAADLCINGNTIQEIETSVKNFCSQLEHIFTVDDLTYLARGGRISKTSAFVGGLLNIKPLLQMEDGKLVPLEKIRGQKKLFKRIIELMKERGDDWSNQTVGISYAANKEKATDMKHLIEEAFKPKEIIMHPISSAIGSHAGPGTLAIFFLRK, from the coding sequence ATGACAGTTCATCTCATCGCTGACAGCGCCACTGATTTGCCTCGTTCTTATTTTGAAGAAAAAGGCATTGGCTTTATTCCGCTCAGGGTTTCTCTCGGCGATAAAGAATTCGAAGATGCAGTCACAATTCATGCGGATCAAATATTTGAAGCGATGCAAAATGGAGAAACGCCTAAGACGTCCCAAGCCTCACCGCAAACGATTAAAAATGTGTTTTTGCAATATGCCGAAACAGGTGATCCCGCTCTTTACATTGCCTTTTCCTCAGGTCTCTCCGGCACGTATCAGACAGCTGTAATGATCGCCAATGAAGTGAAGGAGGAATTCCCCGATTTCGATTTGCGGGTCATTGATTCCAAATGCGCTTCATTAGGATACGGTCTGGCTGTCCGGCATGCTGCCGATCTCTGTATCAACGGGAATACAATACAAGAAATTGAAACGTCTGTAAAGAACTTTTGCAGCCAGCTTGAACACATTTTTACCGTTGATGATTTAACATATCTCGCGAGGGGCGGCCGGATATCCAAAACGTCCGCTTTTGTCGGCGGCCTGTTGAATATTAAACCGCTGCTTCAGATGGAGGACGGCAAGCTTGTGCCTCTGGAAAAAATTCGCGGACAGAAGAAACTTTTCAAACGGATCATCGAGCTTATGAAAGAGCGCGGGGATGATTGGAGCAATCAAACCGTCGGGATTAGCTACGCCGCGAACAAAGAAAAAGCCACGGATATGAAACACCTGATTGAGGAAGCGTTCAAGCCGAAAGAAATCATTATGCATCCAATCAGTTCAGCCATCGGCTCGCATGCCGGTCCAGGTACATTGGCGATATTCTTTTTAAGAAAATGA
- the nprB gene encoding extracellular neutral protease B (Evidence 1a: Function from experimental evidences in the studied strain; PubMedId: 1917867, 16672610; Product type e: enzyme), giving the protein MRNLTKTSLLLAGLCTAAQMVFVTHASAEESIEYDHTYQTPSYIIEKSPQKPVQNTTQKESLFSYLDKHQTQFKLKGNANSHFRVSKTIKDPKTKQTFFKLTEVYKGIPIYGFEQAVAMKENKQVKSFFGKVHPQIKDVSVTPSISEKKAIHTARRELEASIGKIEYLDGEPKGELYIYPHDGEYDLAYLVRLSTSEPEPGYWHYFIDAKNGKVIESFNAIHEAAGTGIGVSGDEKSFDVTEQNGRFYLADETRGKGINTFDAKNLNETLFTLLSQLIGYTGKEIVSGTSVFNEPAAVDAHANAQAVYDYYSKTFGRDSFDQNGARITSTVHVGKQWNNAAWNGVQMVYGDGDGSKFKPLSGSLDIVAHEITHAVTQYSAGLLYQGEPGALNESISDIMGAMADRDDWEIGEDVYTPGIAGDSLRSLEDPSKQGNPDHYSNRYTGTEDYGGVHINSSIHNKAAYLLAEGGVHHGVQVEGIGREASEQIYYRALTYYVTASTDFSMMKQAAIEAANDLYGEGSKQSASVEKAYEAVGIL; this is encoded by the coding sequence TTGCGCAACTTGACCAAGACATCTCTATTACTGGCCGGCTTATGCACAGCGGCCCAAATGGTTTTTGTAACACATGCCTCAGCTGAAGAAAGCATCGAATACGACCATACGTATCAAACCCCTTCATACATCATCGAAAAGTCACCGCAGAAGCCGGTACAAAACACAACCCAGAAAGAATCGCTATTTTCCTATCTTGACAAGCATCAAACGCAGTTTAAGCTCAAAGGGAATGCGAACAGCCATTTTCGCGTTTCGAAAACCATAAAGGATCCAAAGACAAAACAAACGTTTTTTAAATTAACGGAGGTTTACAAAGGAATTCCGATTTACGGCTTTGAACAAGCGGTCGCGATGAAGGAAAACAAACAAGTGAAAAGTTTCTTTGGAAAGGTGCATCCGCAAATCAAGGACGTCTCCGTCACACCGTCTATTTCTGAGAAAAAAGCAATACATACAGCAAGGCGTGAGCTCGAGGCTTCCATTGGAAAAATCGAATATCTTGATGGGGAACCAAAAGGCGAATTATATATCTATCCACACGACGGTGAATATGATCTCGCCTACCTTGTGAGACTCTCGACATCTGAACCTGAGCCTGGCTATTGGCATTATTTCATCGATGCCAAAAACGGAAAGGTCATCGAGTCCTTTAATGCCATTCATGAAGCGGCAGGTACAGGAATCGGCGTGTCAGGTGATGAAAAAAGCTTTGACGTCACAGAACAAAATGGGCGCTTTTATTTGGCTGACGAAACAAGGGGAAAAGGGATCAATACATTTGACGCGAAGAACCTGAACGAAACCTTGTTTACGCTTTTGTCTCAACTGATCGGGTATACGGGCAAAGAAATAGTCAGCGGCACGTCCGTATTTAATGAACCTGCGGCTGTAGACGCACACGCAAATGCGCAAGCCGTTTACGATTATTACAGCAAGACATTTGGCCGTGATTCTTTTGATCAAAACGGAGCAAGGATTACGTCTACCGTGCATGTCGGCAAACAATGGAACAATGCTGCGTGGAACGGTGTCCAGATGGTATACGGGGATGGAGACGGTTCGAAATTTAAGCCGCTGTCTGGATCGCTCGACATTGTCGCGCATGAAATCACACACGCAGTCACACAGTATTCCGCCGGTCTTTTATATCAAGGAGAACCCGGTGCATTAAATGAGTCCATTTCTGACATTATGGGCGCGATGGCTGACCGTGATGATTGGGAGATCGGCGAAGATGTCTATACTCCTGGTATTGCAGGAGATTCATTGCGGTCATTGGAGGACCCATCTAAGCAGGGAAATCCAGATCATTACTCGAACCGCTACACAGGAACAGAGGATTATGGCGGAGTCCATATCAATTCGTCCATTCACAATAAAGCAGCTTATCTTCTTGCAGAAGGAGGCGTGCACCACGGTGTACAGGTTGAAGGGATTGGGCGTGAAGCAAGTGAACAAATTTACTATCGGGCTTTAACATATTATGTAACGGCATCTACAGATTTCAGCATGATGAAGCAAGCGGCGATTGAAGCTGCCAATGATTTATACGGTGAAGGCTCGAAGCAATCAGCTTCAGTCGAAAAGGCGTATGAGGCTGTCGGCATTCTATGA
- the yizC gene encoding conserved hypothetical protein; genus orphan (Evidence 4: Unknown function but conserved in other organisms) — MRNELFQQAKSFVQQAVMVTNGFEEGDQEQAILRAKNAVSSAYANSTDAERQQLHQFQNQLDKLQ, encoded by the coding sequence ATGAGAAATGAACTGTTTCAGCAGGCAAAATCATTTGTTCAACAGGCGGTCATGGTGACAAACGGCTTTGAGGAAGGCGATCAGGAGCAAGCGATTCTGAGAGCCAAAAATGCTGTATCTTCTGCGTATGCCAATTCGACAGATGCGGAACGTCAACAGTTGCATCAATTTCAAAATCAGCTGGACAAACTGCAATAA
- the yitZ gene encoding putative transport protein (Evidence 3: Putative function from multiple computational evidences; PubMedId: 15849754, 16850406; Product type m: membrane component), whose amino-acid sequence MFFASSLIFPFYILFVKNIGSSYTQFGFSYGLFGLSGALIYPLLGRLSERFDSRYFLLLNSWGMAVLLLYVPHIGSVVQVYIVQVLLGLFGAMQKHGEKVLIANFTDSGERGKKIGNYHFWTAVFSAAAIMLGGFLADFFTVQMIFYASSILYFLSGLMMMKTG is encoded by the coding sequence GTGTTTTTCGCAAGCAGCTTAATCTTTCCGTTTTATATTCTGTTTGTGAAAAATATCGGCTCAAGCTACACACAGTTCGGTTTTTCCTACGGATTGTTCGGGTTGAGCGGAGCGCTTATTTACCCGCTCCTCGGACGGCTGTCTGAAAGGTTTGACAGCCGTTATTTTCTGCTTCTGAACTCGTGGGGGATGGCTGTTCTGCTTTTATATGTCCCGCATATCGGAAGCGTCGTTCAAGTGTATATCGTCCAAGTGCTGTTAGGGCTCTTTGGAGCGATGCAAAAGCATGGAGAAAAAGTGCTGATCGCTAATTTTACAGACAGTGGAGAGCGTGGAAAGAAGATCGGGAATTACCATTTTTGGACAGCTGTCTTTTCAGCAGCAGCCATTATGCTCGGGGGCTTTCTCGCTGACTTTTTCACAGTGCAAATGATTTTTTATGCAAGCTCTATTCTATATTTTTTGAGTGGATTGATGATGATGAAAACAGGCTGA
- the yitV gene encoding putative carboxylesterase (Evidence 3: Putative function from multiple computational evidences; PubMedId: 28293230; Product type e: enzyme): MIQIENQTVSGIPFLHIVKEENRHRAVPLVIFIHGFTSAKEHNLHIAYLLAEKGFRAVLPEALHHGERGEEMAVEELAGHFWDIVLNEIEEIGVLKNHFEKEGLIDGGRIGLAGTSMGGITTLGALTAYDWIKAGVSLMGSPNYVELFQQQIDHIQSQGIEIDVPEEKVQQLMKRLELRDLSLQPEKLQQRPLLFWHGAKDKVVPYAPTRKFYDTIKSHYSEQPERLQFIGDENADHKVPRAAVLKTIEWFETYL, translated from the coding sequence GTGATACAAATTGAGAATCAAACCGTTTCCGGTATTCCGTTTTTACATATTGTAAAGGAAGAGAACAGGCACCGCGCTGTTCCTCTCGTGATCTTTATACATGGTTTTACAAGCGCGAAGGAACACAACCTTCATATTGCTTATCTGCTTGCGGAGAAGGGTTTTAGAGCCGTTCTGCCGGAGGCTTTGCACCATGGGGAACGGGGAGAAGAAATGGCTGTTGAAGAGCTGGCGGGGCATTTTTGGGATATCGTCCTCAACGAGATTGAAGAGATCGGCGTACTTAAAAACCATTTTGAAAAAGAGGGCCTGATAGACGGCGGCCGCATCGGTCTCGCAGGCACGTCAATGGGCGGCATCACAACGCTTGGCGCTTTGACTGCATATGATTGGATAAAAGCCGGCGTCAGCCTGATGGGAAGCCCGAATTACGTGGAGCTGTTTCAGCAGCAGATTGACCATATTCAATCTCAGGGCATTGAAATCGATGTGCCGGAAGAGAAGGTACAGCAGCTGATGAAACGTCTCGAGTTGCGGGATCTCAGCCTTCAGCCGGAGAAACTGCAACAGCGCCCGCTTTTATTTTGGCACGGCGCAAAAGATAAAGTTGTGCCTTACGCGCCGACCCGGAAATTTTATGACACGATTAAATCCCATTACAGCGAGCAGCCGGAACGCCTGCAATTTATCGGAGATGAAAACGCTGACCATAAAGTCCCGCGGGCAGCTGTGTTAAAAACGATTGAATGGTTTGAAACGTACTTATAA
- the yitT gene encoding putative integral membrane protein (Evidence 3: Putative function from multiple computational evidences; PubMedId: 15849754, 16850406, 23419162, 23824080; Product type m: membrane component): MVLDQTKKLLIVIIGALLNAAGLNLFLIPADVYASGFTGVAQLLSSVVDQYAPFYISTGTLLFLLNIPVGILGWLKVGKSFTVYSILSVALTTLFMGILPETSLSHDILLNAVFGGVISAVGIGLTLKYGASTGGLDIVAMVLAKWKDKPVGTYFFILNGIIILTAGLLQGWEKALYTLVTLYVTTRVIDAIHTRHMKLTAMIVTKKADEIKEAIYGKMVRGITTVPAKGAFTNEQKEMMIIVITRYELYDLEKIVKEVDPKAFTNIVQTTGIFGFFRKD; encoded by the coding sequence ATGGTACTAGATCAAACAAAAAAATTACTCATCGTCATCATCGGCGCTTTACTCAATGCTGCCGGGCTGAACTTATTTTTGATACCTGCAGATGTATATGCCAGCGGATTTACAGGTGTTGCCCAGCTTTTATCAAGCGTCGTTGATCAATATGCCCCCTTTTACATATCGACGGGAACGCTCTTGTTCCTCTTAAACATTCCGGTCGGTATTTTAGGATGGCTGAAGGTCGGCAAATCGTTTACAGTGTACAGCATTTTAAGTGTCGCACTCACTACTCTGTTTATGGGGATCCTGCCGGAAACAAGCCTGTCACATGACATTTTGCTGAACGCGGTGTTCGGCGGCGTCATTTCCGCAGTCGGTATCGGCTTAACATTAAAATACGGAGCTTCGACAGGCGGGCTTGATATCGTCGCCATGGTACTTGCAAAGTGGAAGGATAAACCCGTCGGCACGTATTTCTTCATTCTGAACGGGATTATCATCTTGACGGCAGGATTATTGCAAGGTTGGGAGAAAGCATTATATACCCTGGTTACACTATATGTGACAACGAGGGTGATCGACGCCATTCACACTCGCCACATGAAGCTTACGGCAATGATTGTGACGAAAAAAGCGGACGAAATCAAGGAAGCCATTTACGGAAAAATGGTGCGCGGCATCACAACTGTTCCGGCAAAAGGAGCATTTACGAACGAACAGAAAGAAATGATGATTATCGTCATCACGAGGTATGAACTGTACGATTTAGAAAAGATCGTCAAAGAAGTTGATCCAAAAGCATTTACGAACATCGTTCAAACGACAGGGATTTTTGGTTTCTTTAGAAAAGACTGA
- the ipi gene encoding intracellular proteinase inhibitor BsuPI (Evidence 1a: Function from experimental evidences in the studied strain; PubMedId: 8226659, 24555072; Product type f: factor), protein MENQEVVLSIDAIQEPEQIKFNMSLKNQSERAIEFQFSTGQKFELVVYDSEHKERYRYSKEKMFTQAFQNLTLESGETYDFSDVWKEVPEPGTYEVKVTFKGRAENLKQVQAVQQFEVK, encoded by the coding sequence ATGGAGAATCAAGAGGTTGTTTTATCTATTGACGCAATTCAGGAGCCTGAACAAATCAAGTTTAACATGTCGCTGAAGAACCAAAGCGAACGTGCTATTGAGTTTCAATTCAGCACAGGGCAAAAATTTGAACTTGTCGTGTATGATTCTGAGCACAAAGAAAGATACCGTTATTCGAAAGAAAAAATGTTTACGCAGGCTTTTCAAAACCTGACGCTTGAATCTGGAGAAACATATGATTTCTCTGATGTGTGGAAGGAAGTCCCTGAGCCCGGAACCTATGAGGTAAAGGTGACATTTAAGGGCAGGGCGGAAAATCTCAAGCAGGTTCAGGCTGTTCAGCAGTTTGAAGTCAAATAA
- the yitW gene encoding putative protein involved in Fe-S cluster assembly, PaaD-like (Evidence 3: Putative function from multiple computational evidences; PubMedId: 9209063; Product type f: factor), translated as MEEALKENIMGALEQVVDPELGVDIVNLGLVYDVDMDEDGLTHITMTLTSMGCPLAPIIVDEVKKALADLPEVKDTEVHIVWNPPWTRDKMSRYAKIALGIQ; from the coding sequence GTGGAAGAAGCATTAAAAGAAAACATCATGGGCGCCCTGGAACAGGTTGTCGATCCTGAGCTTGGCGTTGATATCGTGAACCTCGGCTTGGTATATGACGTTGATATGGATGAAGATGGCTTGACGCACATCACCATGACGCTAACATCAATGGGATGCCCTTTAGCGCCGATTATCGTGGATGAGGTGAAAAAAGCATTAGCGGACCTTCCTGAAGTGAAAGACACAGAGGTTCACATTGTATGGAATCCGCCTTGGACTAGGGATAAAATGTCCAGATACGCAAAAATTGCGCTTGGCATTCAATAA
- the yitY gene encoding putative FMN/FAD-binding oxidoreductase (Evidence 3: Putative function from multiple computational evidences; PubMedId: 12682299, 16956367; Product type e: enzyme) produces MKKKLLAFALCTGAYAALFAYSVNSEQKTATSEMTDVSRLMPVKIKQTVKGQEEEMLIDTVKEANRKNIKISIAGAQHSMGGHTYYEDGIVLDMTGYNKILSLDQEKKTIRVQSGATWNDIQKYVNPYGLAVKVMQSQNIFTIGGSLSANAHGRDIRYGSLIDTVKSFRLLKADGMIITVTPKDDLFTAVIGGYGLFGVILDVTLELTDDELYVMKTEKMNYSTYSDYFSKHVKGNPDVRMHLARISTAKKGFLKDMYVTNYVLANHQDQLSSYSELKEDEYTGATKFALGLSRRYEWGRNWLWDTQQSYFLSQNGTEISRNNVMRSESKFLEYENNDNTDVLQEYFVPVKEYGSYIDDLRQTLSDEDLNLLNITIRYVQKNEKADLSYAKDDMFSLVLLINEGFSKEDQADTARIIRRMTDVAIKHGGSYYLPYMTYQTKAQMRQAYPKSEAFFQKKRTYDPDERFMNYFYQRYK; encoded by the coding sequence ATGAAAAAGAAATTGCTTGCATTCGCGCTTTGTACTGGCGCGTATGCGGCCCTGTTTGCGTACTCTGTGAACTCAGAGCAAAAAACAGCCACAAGCGAGATGACGGATGTCAGCCGCCTGATGCCTGTAAAAATAAAGCAGACAGTGAAAGGGCAGGAAGAGGAAATGCTCATTGACACAGTCAAAGAGGCAAATCGAAAAAACATAAAAATTTCAATCGCCGGGGCCCAGCACTCCATGGGCGGCCATACATATTATGAGGACGGCATCGTTCTCGACATGACGGGCTACAACAAAATCCTGTCACTCGATCAAGAGAAGAAAACCATCAGGGTGCAAAGCGGTGCAACGTGGAATGATATCCAGAAATACGTGAATCCATACGGACTCGCGGTAAAAGTCATGCAGTCACAAAACATTTTTACAATCGGCGGATCTCTCAGCGCAAATGCACACGGACGTGATATTCGCTACGGCTCGCTAATTGATACAGTCAAATCATTCCGGCTTTTAAAAGCTGACGGGATGATTATCACTGTCACTCCAAAAGATGATTTGTTTACGGCGGTCATCGGAGGGTACGGCCTTTTTGGCGTGATTCTTGATGTAACGCTTGAGCTGACAGATGATGAGCTGTATGTCATGAAGACAGAAAAAATGAATTACAGCACATACTCAGACTATTTTTCAAAGCATGTAAAAGGAAATCCAGATGTCCGAATGCATCTGGCGCGAATTTCAACAGCGAAAAAAGGATTTCTGAAAGACATGTATGTCACGAATTACGTATTGGCTAATCATCAGGATCAGCTGTCCTCATACAGCGAACTTAAAGAAGACGAGTATACGGGAGCCACAAAGTTTGCACTCGGCTTGTCAAGACGGTATGAATGGGGGAGGAATTGGCTGTGGGACACACAGCAATCCTATTTCCTGAGCCAGAACGGCACAGAGATTTCACGCAATAACGTCATGCGGTCCGAATCAAAGTTTCTTGAGTATGAAAACAATGACAACACAGATGTTTTGCAAGAATACTTTGTGCCCGTGAAGGAGTATGGGTCCTATATTGATGACCTGAGACAAACGCTGTCGGACGAAGATCTGAACCTGCTGAACATTACGATCCGCTACGTGCAGAAAAATGAAAAGGCCGACCTTTCCTATGCGAAGGACGATATGTTTTCGCTCGTACTATTAATAAACGAGGGCTTTTCAAAAGAAGACCAGGCAGATACCGCCCGAATCATCAGGCGCATGACAGACGTTGCCATCAAGCACGGCGGCAGCTATTATCTGCCTTATATGACCTACCAGACAAAAGCGCAAATGAGACAGGCATATCCGAAAAGTGAAGCGTTTTTTCAGAAAAAACGAACCTATGACCCGGATGAGCGCTTTATGAATTACTTTTATCAGAGGTATAAATAA
- the yitR gene encoding hypothetical protein (Evidence 4: Unknown function but conserved in other organisms), translating to MEISINYLLIVIALLFFVVAYFVGIKKQTWMLAGFNEARIRDKDRLARIAGYFFLNSGLFILLNSFISFQGQEQLIPPLILAYGAGVIIYVNKKLVE from the coding sequence ATGGAAATCAGCATCAATTATCTATTAATTGTCATCGCGCTTTTATTCTTTGTGGTTGCCTATTTTGTCGGAATCAAAAAACAAACCTGGATGTTGGCTGGGTTTAACGAGGCGCGTATACGGGATAAAGATCGGCTGGCCAGAATAGCAGGCTACTTTTTCTTGAATTCCGGTTTGTTCATTTTGCTGAATAGTTTTATCTCATTTCAAGGTCAGGAGCAGCTCATACCTCCGCTTATACTGGCATATGGAGCAGGGGTTATTATTTATGTCAATAAAAAATTAGTAGAGTAG
- the argC gene encoding N-acetylglutamate gamma-semialdehyde dehydrogenase (Evidence 1a: Function from experimental evidences in the studied strain; PubMedId: 2117746, 3005232, 3106155, 6096674, 6096675, 8025667, 18455186; Product type e: enzyme), whose amino-acid sequence MKIGIVGATGYGGTELVRILSHHPHAEECILYSSSGEGNVYSEGYPHLTGLADQQLKPIDMNTIKHEIDIMFLAAPPGVSSELTPKLADAGITVIDLSGDLRIKEPAEYEKWYKRTAAPKAVIQEAVYGLAELNQLQIQQAKLIANPGCFPTAVLLGLAPLAQKKLLDESFVIVDAKTGVSGAGRKASMGTHFSELNDNFKIYKVNEHQHTPEIEQALNEWQPGLGPITFSAHLVPMTRGIMATMYTRLTCDLTADDLHDLYSEFYQDSYFVRVRPKGQYPQTKEVYGSNFCDIAVTLDERTNRVTIVSVIDNLMKGAAGQAVQNFNLMNGWNEETGLTITPIYP is encoded by the coding sequence TTGAAAATAGGAATTGTAGGTGCTACAGGATATGGAGGCACCGAACTTGTCAGGATTCTTTCGCATCATCCTCATGCAGAGGAATGCATACTTTATTCATCCAGCGGAGAAGGGAATGTCTATAGCGAGGGTTATCCTCATCTTACCGGCTTAGCGGATCAGCAGCTGAAGCCGATTGATATGAATACGATCAAACACGAAATAGATATCATGTTTCTCGCTGCGCCGCCCGGAGTATCAAGTGAATTGACTCCAAAGCTGGCAGACGCGGGAATTACGGTTATTGATCTGTCAGGTGATCTGAGGATAAAAGAACCGGCTGAATATGAAAAATGGTATAAACGGACAGCGGCACCGAAGGCGGTGATTCAAGAGGCGGTATACGGTCTGGCAGAACTGAATCAACTGCAAATTCAACAGGCGAAACTCATTGCCAATCCAGGCTGTTTTCCAACAGCTGTTTTGCTTGGCCTCGCGCCATTGGCTCAAAAGAAACTGCTCGATGAATCTTTCGTTATCGTTGACGCGAAGACCGGTGTTTCCGGAGCGGGAAGAAAAGCATCCATGGGAACTCATTTTTCTGAGCTGAACGACAATTTTAAAATTTATAAAGTCAATGAACATCAGCACACGCCGGAAATTGAGCAGGCGCTGAATGAATGGCAGCCAGGTCTCGGGCCCATTACATTTTCGGCTCACTTGGTTCCGATGACAAGGGGCATCATGGCGACGATGTATACCAGATTAACCTGTGACCTAACCGCAGATGACCTGCATGATTTATATTCGGAATTTTACCAAGATTCATATTTTGTGAGAGTGAGGCCAAAAGGTCAGTACCCGCAAACGAAAGAAGTGTACGGCAGCAATTTCTGTGATATCGCCGTGACCCTCGATGAGAGAACGAACAGAGTCACGATCGTCTCGGTAATCGATAATTTAATGAAGGGTGCCGCCGGTCAGGCAGTGCAAAACTTTAATTTGATGAATGGCTGGAATGAAGAAACTGGACTCACCATCACGCCAATTTATCCATAG
- the ribZC gene encoding 5-amino-6-ribitylamino-2,4(1H, 3H)-pyrimidinedione 5'-phosphate phosphatase (promiscuous) (Evidence 1b: Function from experimental evidences in the studied species; PubMedId: 25012491, 26316208; Product type e: enzyme) — protein sequence METKPYLIALDLDGTLLKDDKTISENTLHTIQRLKDDGHYVCISTGRPYRSSSMYYQQMELTTPIVNFNGAFVHHPQDDSWGRYHTSLPLDVVKQLVDISESYNVHNVLAEVIDDVYFHYHDEHLIDAFNMNTTNVTVGDLRENLGEDVTSVLIHAKEEDVPAIRSYLSDVHAEVIDHRRWAAPWHVIEIIKSGMNKAVGLQKISDYYGVPRERIIAFGDEDNDLEMLEFAGCGVAMGNGIDAVKQIANRTTATNEEDGVARFLKEYFSL from the coding sequence ATGGAGACAAAACCCTATTTAATCGCATTAGATTTAGATGGAACATTATTAAAGGATGATAAAACCATATCTGAAAACACCCTTCATACGATACAGCGCCTAAAAGATGACGGGCATTATGTCTGCATCTCAACAGGCCGTCCGTATCGTTCAAGTTCCATGTACTACCAGCAGATGGAGCTGACAACGCCAATTGTCAATTTTAACGGAGCATTTGTCCATCATCCGCAAGACGACAGCTGGGGACGGTATCATACGTCACTGCCGCTTGATGTTGTCAAACAGCTCGTGGATATCAGCGAGAGCTACAACGTACATAACGTGCTTGCTGAAGTGATTGACGACGTATACTTTCATTACCATGATGAGCACCTGATAGATGCCTTTAACATGAACACAACAAATGTAACGGTCGGAGACTTGCGGGAAAATCTCGGTGAAGATGTGACGTCCGTACTCATACATGCAAAGGAAGAGGATGTGCCGGCAATACGCTCATATTTATCGGATGTGCATGCCGAGGTGATCGACCATAGAAGATGGGCCGCTCCTTGGCATGTCATTGAAATTATCAAAAGCGGCATGAATAAAGCGGTCGGCCTGCAGAAAATCAGCGATTATTACGGCGTGCCGAGGGAGCGGATCATTGCTTTTGGAGATGAGGATAACGATTTGGAAATGCTTGAATTTGCAGGCTGCGGCGTTGCAATGGGAAATGGAATTGACGCGGTCAAGCAGATTGCCAACCGAACTACGGCCACAAATGAAGAGGACGGCGTGGCAAGGTTTTTGAAAGAATATTTCTCACTTTAA